TCGACTGGTAATACTGTGCCAGTTCCGCACGTGAAGTCGGCGTATCGGGCAAAAATGCTGGCACTTCCACATCTTTCGGGTCATATTTCACTTCCGTCACACCCGGATATCCTTTTGGCGTATTGCCAAACGGGTTCGGCTTCAACGGATCACCAGCAACACTGCCCCCGCTGCGGTGCGGGTCTGCGGTGCAGAAATAAAGGAAAAATGGCTTGTCGCTGGCTTCAGCAAACAGTTTTTTGCAATTGTTGGCCATCTGCACAGGGTTGCGTGCATTCCCTGGCAACGCCTGATCGAACTTGTACACATCTTCGGGTGCCACGTGGTACTTGCCCACCCGTGCGGTGCGATACCCACCTGCGGCCAGTTGAACCGGCAGGCTCTTCACATTGTCGTAGCTGCTGAATTTGTGATAGGCGTGCTGGTGGCCGTAATGCCCGTTCGCATGGTTGTGCATGCCCGTCAGAATGACGGAGCGACTGGCAGAACAGCTTGCGGTGGTGGCAAAAGCGTAATCGAACAGCACCCCTTCCTTCGCCAGTCGATCCAGATGAGGAGTTTTTAATACTTTGTTGCCGTAGCACCCGGCATCCTGTCCCTGGTCGTCGGTAACAAACAGCACCACGTTCCGAGGTGCGGCCCACAGGGGGGTGGCAAGCAGGAAAAGCAGGCAACCGAAGAGGAATCGTGTCATGAACCTTCCTTTGGTGGTAGAATCGCGACTATTTTATCACGAACGATGGGAAGATTCTCATGAAAAGTGCCGCAAATTTGGATGTAGAAGTGAATAACATCGTCGTTAACTACCTACGAAAAAAAATCATATATGACTTAAAACCCAATTTCTGTGTAAGTTTGGGCAATGTGAGAGTTCTGAATTCTGTAAGGCTTTCTACTGTGGCATCTTCGGAATTGCAAATGAACGCAATTGTTGATTTGGATTCCGCTTTCGCTTGCCCTACTACTTTGATAATTGCACTTTCAAATTCCTTTGAGAAAGTACCATCCCAGTTTTTATCGAATTGATCTTTGAATTTAACAACGCATGTTGCCTGGAATAATTCCTTACTGAATGGCGTAAGAGCAGCATATGCGGTTACATAAGTATTCCCAATCCCCGGTTCTTTGCGTTGATCAGGCCCTGCTGTCAAATAAGCTTTGTGAAAACGAACCCGATCTAGCCAGTGATCATTTTTTTCTGTGCCACTAATTACTGAGCCAATATCGCAGTTTCTATTATCCGTACAAGCGTTATTTAACCCTAGAAAAAGATGGTAAACAACACGTATCGCTTCATCACTCGGGGTCTTTTTTGTGTAATAAATCCGATATTTTGGCAATTTTTCTCCAGTTTTCGGAAACTGAGAAATAGCTGCTTTAAACTTATTTATTTGCAAAGATTTTGTATCCAAAAAATCATCTTTTGTAATGAGTAAACTGCCATTGATATCCACTGAAAATTGTGACCATTCAGAGTTATTATTCATGATCATTTGTAATTCAGTGAAACAATTATCTAGTTTTGGCGGATAGATGAGATAAGGTATTTTGTCTGAATCTGGCTCGTCGCCGAACAAAGGAAAATGGGCAAAAATAATATACAAGCCTAGAGCAAATTTAATTCTCATTAATTGATCTCCCAAAACTACACTTCATTTCTTAAGCATATTTTTTGCCTTTCCTTCGTGTAGATTATAGGCCAGCTGCAGTTGAATGCATCATCGGCCAAATTAGAATGCAGCAAAGAATCTGGACAGTTGAGATCGATGTCACAGCAAAAGAGGGTAGCTATTCCAGACGGGGCAATTATTTGATATGTCAGCTAGTCGCCGTTTCGTGATCGTGGGGCTTTTCCGGCACCGTGATCGGCTTGCTGGCATCAATTTGCGTCCAGAGAAAGACCCCGAGACCATAAATAATCGCATAAATGGTGAAGAGAATAATGTAAGCCTGACTGCCCACTTCATCGTTTCCGGCATCATTGGTGACCGTGTGGGCCTTCAGGATTCGACCGGAAATGAAAATGCCCAGCGTAGCACCCAGGTTGCCAATCATGTTCATCGCACCGGAAACAATGGCGGAGTAACGCTGACCGATATCCTGTGCCGTCGCCCAGGCGGGGCTGAGAATCAGGTCGTTAAAGAAACCGACAAACATCAGTGAAATGGCAAAAGCGTACAGATTACCCACAGAGAGTGCGGCAAGAATGTAACAGCAGCCCGCAAGACCATAGCCAGCCATCCCGATCACTCTGCGTGCCATTTTGCGGTTATTGGTTCTGCGGAAATATAAGTCGGTGAGGTAACCACCCAGCAGACAGCCAAACATCCCCACCAGCAGTGGGGCACCACCAAAGACTGCAAGAAGTAAATCCCCACCTTTTTTGGCACCGAACGAGGCAAATTCCGTTTTCAGTGTACGCGGCACAAAGTACATCAGGAAGTACCAGTTAAAATTGGTCACCATGTACATCAGGCAGAGAAAAATCACATTTTTGTTACCAAAAATCGCTTTCCAGGGCACGCCTGCGTGGCCTGATGGTGGCTGGCGATTTTCATCAATAATCTTCGCCTCTTCCTCATTCACCTTGGGATGTTCTTTGGGCGTGTTGGTAAAGAACAGGTAGAAGATGATGCACCACATCACTGCAACAGCGGCAAAAC
The Zavarzinella sp. DNA segment above includes these coding regions:
- a CDS encoding MFS transporter, with product MSTSSAAPRASRVRYLVLLMLCLLAMITYMDRAMLGNAKGDIMGSIGKSEQDFFLILVAFQLAYALFEIPTGWMGDTYGPRKTLIRIVLWWSFFVALTAFTGWKFSYETWFYLLIGIQFLFGMGEAGAFPNMSRALYNWFPAKERGFAQGAMWLSARFMGGLTPLVWLVFTKYLGLDWRETLWSFAAVAVMWCIIFYLFFTNTPKEHPKVNEEEAKIIDENRQPPSGHAGVPWKAIFGNKNVIFLCLMYMVTNFNWYFLMYFVPRTLKTEFASFGAKKGGDLLLAVFGGAPLLVGMFGCLLGGYLTDLYFRRTNNRKMARRVIGMAGYGLAGCCYILAALSVGNLYAFAISLMFVGFFNDLILSPAWATAQDIGQRYSAIVSGAMNMIGNLGATLGIFISGRILKAHTVTNDAGNDEVGSQAYIILFTIYAIIYGLGVFLWTQIDASKPITVPEKPHDHETATS